In Odocoileus virginianus isolate 20LAN1187 ecotype Illinois chromosome 5, Ovbor_1.2, whole genome shotgun sequence, a single window of DNA contains:
- the PFDN2 gene encoding prefoldin subunit 2, with the protein MAENGGRAGKSSGSGTGKGAVSAEQVIAGFNRLRQEQRGLASKAAELEMELNEHSLVIDTLKEVDETRKCYRMVGGVLVERTVKEVLPALENNKEQIQKIIETLTQQLQAKGKELNEFREKHNIRLMGEDEKPAAKENSEGAGAKASSAGVLVS; encoded by the exons ATGGCGGAGAACGGCGGTCGCGCCGGCAAGAGCAGCGGGAGCGGCACGGGGAAGGGGGCGGTGTCTGCAGAGCAG GTAATCGCTGGCTTCAACCGTCTTAGGCAGGAACAGCGGGGCCTGGCATCCAAAGCAGCAGAGCTGGAGATGGAGTTGAATGAGCACAG CCTAGTGATTGATACTCTGAAGGAGGTGGATGAAACCCGCAAGTGCTACCGCATGGTTGGAGGGGTGCTGGTGGAGCGGACCGTCAAAGAGGTGCTGCCTGCCTTGGAGAACAACAAGGAGCAG ATACAGAAGATCATTGAGACACTGACACAACAGCTTCAGGCAAAGGGAAAAGAACTAAATGAATTTCGGGAAAAGCACAACATTCGTCTCATGGGGGAAGACGAGAAGCCAGCAGCCAAGGAAAACTCAGAAGGCGCTGGGGCTAAGGCCAGCTCAGCTGGCGTGTTGGTCTCCTAG
- the NIT1 gene encoding deaminated glutathione amidase isoform X1 gives MLGFIIRPPHQLLSLLSCPGLRIPRFSVLCAPPRLRTMAVSSSSWELPLVAVCQVTSTPDKEQNFKTCAELIREAARLGACLAFLPEAFDFIARDPAETRRLSEPLGGNLLEEYTQLARECGLWLSLGGFHERGQDWEQTQKIYNCHVILNNMGSVVATYRKTHLCDVEIPGQGPMRESNSTIPGPSLESPISTPAGKIGLAVCYDMRFPELSLALVQAGAEILTYPSAFGSVTGPAHWEVLLRARAIETQCYVVAAAQCGRHHEKRASYGHSMVVDPWGTVVARCSEGPGLCLARIDLNYLQQLRKQLPVFQHRRPDLYGNLGHPLS, from the exons AT GCTGGGCTTCATCATCAGGCCTCCTCACCAACTCCTGTCCCTTCTTTCGTGTCCTGGACTCCGGATACCTCGATTTTCAGTACTTTGTGCTCCACCCAG ACTCAGAACCATGGCCGTCTCATCTTCTTCCTGGGAACTGCCCCTGGTGGCTGTGTGCCAGGTAACATCGACCCCAGACAAGGAGCAGAACTTTAAAACGTGTGCTGAGCTGATTCGGGAGGCTGCCAGACTGGGCGCTTGCCTGGCTTTCCTGCCTGAGGCATTTGACTTCATCGCACGGGACCCTGCAGAAACACGACgcctgtctgagccactgggtgGGAACCTTTTGGAAGAATATACCCAGCTTGCCAG GGAATGTGGACTCTGGCTGTCCTTGGGTGGTTTCCATGAGCGTGGCCAGGACTGGGAGCAGACTCAGAAAATCTACAACTGTCATGTGATTCTGAACAACATGG GGTCAGTAGTGGCCACCTACAGGAAGACGCATCTGTGTGATGTAGAGATTCCAGGACAGGGGCCTATGCGTGAAAGCAACTCTACCATACCTGGGCCCAGTCTTGAGTCTCCTATCAGCACACCAGCAGGCAAG ATTGGTCTAGCTGTCTGCTATGACATGCGGTTCCCTGAACTCTCTCTGGCATTGGTTCAGGCTGGAGCAGAAATACTTACCTACCCTTCGGCTTTTGGATCTGTCACAGGCCCAGCCCATTGGGAG GTGCTGTTGCGGGCCCGTGCCATTGAAACCCAGTGCTATGTGGTGGCGGCAGCACAGTGTGGACGCCACCATGAGAAGAGAGCAAGTTATGGCCACAGCATGGTGGTAGATCCCTGGGGAACAGTGGTGGCCCGCTGCTCTGAAGGACCAGGCCTTTGCCTTGCCCGAATTGACCTCAACTATCTGCAGCAGTTGCGCAAACAACTGCCTGTGTTCCAGCACCGCAGGCCTGACCTCTACGGCAATCTGGGTCACCCACTGTCTTGA
- the NIT1 gene encoding deaminated glutathione amidase isoform X4, translating into MTFELRNHLSEEIGFNLMLGFIIRPPHQLLSLLSCPGLRIPRFSVLCAPPRLRTMAVSSSSWELPLVAVCQVTSTPDKEQNFKTCAELIREAARLGACLAFLPEAFDFIARDPAETRRLSEPLGGNLLEEYTQLARECGLWLSLGGFHERGQDWEQTQKIYNCHVILNNMGSVVATYRKTHLCDVEIPGQGPMRESNSTIPGPSLESPISTPAGKIGLAVCYDMRFPELSLALVQAGAEILTYPSAFGSVTGPAHWEVLLRARAIETQCYVVAAAQCGRHHEKRASYGHSMVVDPWGTVVARCSEGPGLCLARIDLNYLQQLRKQLPVFQHRRPDLYGNLGHPLS; encoded by the exons ATGACTTTTGAACTGCGGAATCATTTGTCTGAGGAAATAGGCTTTAATTTAAT GCTGGGCTTCATCATCAGGCCTCCTCACCAACTCCTGTCCCTTCTTTCGTGTCCTGGACTCCGGATACCTCGATTTTCAGTACTTTGTGCTCCACCCAG ACTCAGAACCATGGCCGTCTCATCTTCTTCCTGGGAACTGCCCCTGGTGGCTGTGTGCCAGGTAACATCGACCCCAGACAAGGAGCAGAACTTTAAAACGTGTGCTGAGCTGATTCGGGAGGCTGCCAGACTGGGCGCTTGCCTGGCTTTCCTGCCTGAGGCATTTGACTTCATCGCACGGGACCCTGCAGAAACACGACgcctgtctgagccactgggtgGGAACCTTTTGGAAGAATATACCCAGCTTGCCAG GGAATGTGGACTCTGGCTGTCCTTGGGTGGTTTCCATGAGCGTGGCCAGGACTGGGAGCAGACTCAGAAAATCTACAACTGTCATGTGATTCTGAACAACATGG GGTCAGTAGTGGCCACCTACAGGAAGACGCATCTGTGTGATGTAGAGATTCCAGGACAGGGGCCTATGCGTGAAAGCAACTCTACCATACCTGGGCCCAGTCTTGAGTCTCCTATCAGCACACCAGCAGGCAAG ATTGGTCTAGCTGTCTGCTATGACATGCGGTTCCCTGAACTCTCTCTGGCATTGGTTCAGGCTGGAGCAGAAATACTTACCTACCCTTCGGCTTTTGGATCTGTCACAGGCCCAGCCCATTGGGAG GTGCTGTTGCGGGCCCGTGCCATTGAAACCCAGTGCTATGTGGTGGCGGCAGCACAGTGTGGACGCCACCATGAGAAGAGAGCAAGTTATGGCCACAGCATGGTGGTAGATCCCTGGGGAACAGTGGTGGCCCGCTGCTCTGAAGGACCAGGCCTTTGCCTTGCCCGAATTGACCTCAACTATCTGCAGCAGTTGCGCAAACAACTGCCTGTGTTCCAGCACCGCAGGCCTGACCTCTACGGCAATCTGGGTCACCCACTGTCTTGA
- the DEDD gene encoding death effector domain-containing protein → MAGLKRRASQVWPEEHGEQEHGLYSLHRMFDIVGTHLTHRDVRVLSFLFVDVIDDHERGLIRNGRDFLLALERQGRCDESNFRQVLQLLRIITRHDLLPYVTLKRRRAVCPDLVDKYLEETSVRYVTPRALSDPEPRPPHPPKTVPPHYPVVCCPTSGPQMCSKRPARGRATLGSQRKRRKSVTPDPKEKQTCDIRLRVRAEYCQHETALQGNVFSNKQDPLERQFERFNQANTILKSRDLGSIICDIKFSELTYLDAFWRDYINGSLLEALKGVFITDSLKQAVGHEAIKLLVNVDEEDYELGRQKLLRNLMLQALP, encoded by the exons ATGGCGGGCCTGAAGCGGAGGGCAAGCCAGGTGTGGCCGGAAGAGCACGGTGAGCAGGAGCACGGGCTCTACAGCCTGCACCGCATGTTCGACATCGTGGGCACCCACCTGACGCACAGGGACGTGCGcgttctctccttcctctttgtcGACGTCATCGACGACCACGAGCGTGGCCTCATCCGGAACGGACGTGACTTCTTACTGGCGCTGGAGCGCCAGGGCCGCTGTGATGAGAGCAACTTCCGCcaggtgctgcagctgctgcgcATCATCACTCGCCACGACCTGCTGCCCTACGTCACTCTCAAGCGGAGACGGGCTG TGTGCCCTGATCTTGTAGACAAATACCTGGAGGAGACATCAGTCCGCTATGTGACACCCAGAGCCCTCAGCGACCCAGAGCCgaggcctccccacccccctaaAACAG TGCCTCCCCACTATCCTGTGGTGTGCTGCCCTACTTCGGGCCCTCAGATGTGTAGCAAGCGGCCAGCTCGAGGGAGAGCCACACTTGGGAGCCAGCGAAAACGCCGGAAGTCAGTGACACCAGATCCCAAGGAAAAGCAGACATGCG ACATCAGACTGCGGGTTCGGGCTGAATACTGCCAGCATGAGACTGCTCTGCAGGGCAACGTCTTTTCTAACAAGCAGGACCCACTTGAGCGCCAGTTTGAGCGCTTTAACCAGGCCAACACCATCCTCAAGTCCCGGGACCTGGGCTCCATCATCTGTGACATCAAGTTCTCTGAGCTCACCTACCTCGATGCATTCTGGCGCGACTACATCAATGGCTCGTTACTAGAGGCGCTTAAAGGCGTCTTTATCACAGACTCCCTCAAGCAGGCTGTGGGCCACGAGGCCATCAAGCTGCTGGTGAACGTGGACGAGGAGGACTATGAGCTGGGCCGGCAGAAACTCCTGAGGAACTTGATGCTTCAAGCATTGCCCTGA
- the NIT1 gene encoding deaminated glutathione amidase isoform X2 — MAVSSSSWELPLVAVCQVTSTPDKEQNFKTCAELIREAARLGACLAFLPEAFDFIARDPAETRRLSEPLGGNLLEEYTQLARECGLWLSLGGFHERGQDWEQTQKIYNCHVILNNMGSVVATYRKTHLCDVEIPGQGPMRESNSTIPGPSLESPISTPAGKIGLAVCYDMRFPELSLALVQAGAEILTYPSAFGSVTGPAHWEVLLRARAIETQCYVVAAAQCGRHHEKRASYGHSMVVDPWGTVVARCSEGPGLCLARIDLNYLQQLRKQLPVFQHRRPDLYGNLGHPLS; from the exons ATGGCCGTCTCATCTTCTTCCTGGGAACTGCCCCTGGTGGCTGTGTGCCAGGTAACATCGACCCCAGACAAGGAGCAGAACTTTAAAACGTGTGCTGAGCTGATTCGGGAGGCTGCCAGACTGGGCGCTTGCCTGGCTTTCCTGCCTGAGGCATTTGACTTCATCGCACGGGACCCTGCAGAAACACGACgcctgtctgagccactgggtgGGAACCTTTTGGAAGAATATACCCAGCTTGCCAG GGAATGTGGACTCTGGCTGTCCTTGGGTGGTTTCCATGAGCGTGGCCAGGACTGGGAGCAGACTCAGAAAATCTACAACTGTCATGTGATTCTGAACAACATGG GGTCAGTAGTGGCCACCTACAGGAAGACGCATCTGTGTGATGTAGAGATTCCAGGACAGGGGCCTATGCGTGAAAGCAACTCTACCATACCTGGGCCCAGTCTTGAGTCTCCTATCAGCACACCAGCAGGCAAG ATTGGTCTAGCTGTCTGCTATGACATGCGGTTCCCTGAACTCTCTCTGGCATTGGTTCAGGCTGGAGCAGAAATACTTACCTACCCTTCGGCTTTTGGATCTGTCACAGGCCCAGCCCATTGGGAG GTGCTGTTGCGGGCCCGTGCCATTGAAACCCAGTGCTATGTGGTGGCGGCAGCACAGTGTGGACGCCACCATGAGAAGAGAGCAAGTTATGGCCACAGCATGGTGGTAGATCCCTGGGGAACAGTGGTGGCCCGCTGCTCTGAAGGACCAGGCCTTTGCCTTGCCCGAATTGACCTCAACTATCTGCAGCAGTTGCGCAAACAACTGCCTGTGTTCCAGCACCGCAGGCCTGACCTCTACGGCAATCTGGGTCACCCACTGTCTTGA
- the NIT1 gene encoding deaminated glutathione amidase isoform X3, whose product MNSTCGSLTYATETLPLGGAGKKGLTGEWGAGRDLGASAPLPTTGRLGFIIRPPHQLLSLLSCPGLRIPRFSVLCAPPRLRTMAVSSSSWELPLVAVCQVTSTPDKEQNFKTCAELIREAARLGACLAFLPEAFDFIARDPAETRRLSEPLGGNLLEEYTQLARECGLWLSLGGFHERGQDWEQTQKIYNCHVILNNMGSVVATYRKTHLCDVEIPGQGPMRESNSTIPGPSLESPISTPAGKIGLAVCYDMRFPELSLALVQAGAEILTYPSAFGSVTGPAHWEVLLRARAIETQCYVVAAAQCGRHHEKRASYGHSMVVDPWGTVVARCSEGPGLCLARIDLNYLQQLRKQLPVFQHRRPDLYGNLGHPLS is encoded by the exons ATGAATTCCACCTGCGGTTCTTTAACTTATGCAACAGAGACGCTGCCCCTGGGAGGCGCGGGAAAGAAAGGGTTAACTGGAGAGTGGGGCGCTGGTCGGGATCTGGGTGCCAGTGCCCCCCTGCCCACCACTGGGCG GCTGGGCTTCATCATCAGGCCTCCTCACCAACTCCTGTCCCTTCTTTCGTGTCCTGGACTCCGGATACCTCGATTTTCAGTACTTTGTGCTCCACCCAG ACTCAGAACCATGGCCGTCTCATCTTCTTCCTGGGAACTGCCCCTGGTGGCTGTGTGCCAGGTAACATCGACCCCAGACAAGGAGCAGAACTTTAAAACGTGTGCTGAGCTGATTCGGGAGGCTGCCAGACTGGGCGCTTGCCTGGCTTTCCTGCCTGAGGCATTTGACTTCATCGCACGGGACCCTGCAGAAACACGACgcctgtctgagccactgggtgGGAACCTTTTGGAAGAATATACCCAGCTTGCCAG GGAATGTGGACTCTGGCTGTCCTTGGGTGGTTTCCATGAGCGTGGCCAGGACTGGGAGCAGACTCAGAAAATCTACAACTGTCATGTGATTCTGAACAACATGG GGTCAGTAGTGGCCACCTACAGGAAGACGCATCTGTGTGATGTAGAGATTCCAGGACAGGGGCCTATGCGTGAAAGCAACTCTACCATACCTGGGCCCAGTCTTGAGTCTCCTATCAGCACACCAGCAGGCAAG ATTGGTCTAGCTGTCTGCTATGACATGCGGTTCCCTGAACTCTCTCTGGCATTGGTTCAGGCTGGAGCAGAAATACTTACCTACCCTTCGGCTTTTGGATCTGTCACAGGCCCAGCCCATTGGGAG GTGCTGTTGCGGGCCCGTGCCATTGAAACCCAGTGCTATGTGGTGGCGGCAGCACAGTGTGGACGCCACCATGAGAAGAGAGCAAGTTATGGCCACAGCATGGTGGTAGATCCCTGGGGAACAGTGGTGGCCCGCTGCTCTGAAGGACCAGGCCTTTGCCTTGCCCGAATTGACCTCAACTATCTGCAGCAGTTGCGCAAACAACTGCCTGTGTTCCAGCACCGCAGGCCTGACCTCTACGGCAATCTGGGTCACCCACTGTCTTGA
- the KLHDC9 gene encoding kelch domain-containing protein 9 produces the protein MAGAVGEARGSGWTWRPVARDPLLARAFHSCTELRGRFYLVGGLLAGGAREPSGETVVFDPAGDQAVRVAARGGPRRSHHDAAPVGGRWLCLVGGWDGSRRLATVTALDTDRGVWEAWTAGSGSCPPAGLSSHTCTRISDRELRVAGREGGTRTQRRYGSIYTLRLDPGARTYCYKEEGCHTVSRSGHCAALLQSPGPHPGHQLLLFGGCNSAEPEVAGHWSHGKIKEEPPVAPHLMEKLSRLVSSGQGSLQGPRGLRHHSCSVVGPFAVLFGGETLTRARDTICNDLYIYDTRKSPPLWFHFPCADPGLKRLGHRTCLWNDQLYLVGGFGEDGRTASPQVCILDLFI, from the exons ATGGCGGGGGCTGTGGGTGAGGCGCGGGGCTCGGGCTGGACCTGGCGTCCGGTGGCGCGGGACCCGCTGCTGGCGCGGGCCTTCCATTCATGCACTGAACTGCGGGGACGGTTCTATCTGGTGGGGGGGCTCCTAGCTGGAGGAGCGAGAGAGCCGAGCGGTGAAACGGTGGTCTTCGACCCGGCTGGGGACCAGGCCGTGCGAGTGGCAGCACGGGGCGGCCCGAGGCGCAGCCACCATGACGCGGCGCCGGTGGGCGGGCGCTGGCTCTGCTTGGTGGGCGGCTGGGATGGGTCGCGCCGCTTGGCCACTGTGACCGCTTTGGACACGGACCGCGGTGTGTGGGAGGCGTGGACCGCCGGCTCCGGCAGCTGCCCCCCTGCCGGCCTCAGTAGTCACACTTGTACCCGAATCTCCGACCGAGAGCTGCGGGTAGCAGGCCGGGAGGGCGGAACCCGCACTCAGCGTCGTTACGGAAGCATCTACACGTTAAGGCTGGACCCTGGCGCCCGCACCTATTG CTATAAGGAAGAAGGCTGCCACACTGTTTCACGCTCGGGTCACTGTGCTGCTTTGCTCCAAAGTCCTGGGCCCCACCCGGGTCACCAGCTATTACTCTTTGGGGGTTGCAACTCAGCTGAACCAGAGGTAGCTGGGCATTGGAGTCATGGGAAGATTAAG GAGGAACCACCTGTTGCCCCGCATTTGATGGAAAAGCTTTCAAGGCTCGTGAGCAGCGGGCAGGGGTCCCTGCAGGGGCCTCGAGGACTACGCCATCACTCATGTTCTGTGGTTGGGCCCTTTGCTGTCCTGTTTGGTGGAGAAACTTTGACCAGAGCCAGAGACACCATCTGCAATGACCTCTACATCTATGATACCC GAAAGTCTCCCCCTCTGTGGTTCCACTTCCCCTGCGCCGATCCGGGACTAAAACGCCTGGGCCATCGCACCTGCCTTTGGAACGATCAGCTCTACCTGGTTGGGGGTTTTGGTGAGGATGGCAGGACAGCTAGTCCACAGGTTTGCATTCTAGACCTCTTTATCTAA